The Methylacidimicrobium sp. B4 genome contains a region encoding:
- the tsaE gene encoding tRNA (adenosine(37)-N6)-threonylcarbamoyltransferase complex ATPase subunit type 1 TsaE: MGSIISASPEETERFGRRLGEGASPRSVFALYGELGAGKSTLARGLAHGIGAREPVTSPTFTLVQEYRSGRLPLVHVDLYRLEGPQEAEALHLEEFWNEPAVVVIEWPEKMEELLPPQTERWELLLLSENERMIRRKAG, encoded by the coding sequence ATGGGTTCGATCATTTCCGCCTCCCCTGAAGAAACCGAGCGCTTCGGCCGCCGCCTCGGGGAGGGAGCCTCTCCTCGCTCCGTCTTCGCCCTCTACGGCGAGCTGGGAGCCGGCAAGTCGACCCTCGCGCGCGGCCTCGCTCACGGGATCGGCGCCCGGGAGCCGGTAACCAGCCCGACCTTCACGCTGGTGCAGGAATATCGAAGCGGGCGGCTTCCCCTTGTTCACGTCGACCTCTACCGGCTGGAGGGGCCCCAGGAGGCGGAGGCGCTTCATCTCGAGGAGTTCTGGAACGAGCCGGCGGTCGTCGTGATCGAGTGGCCCGAGAAGATGGAAGAGCTGCTTCCCCCGCAAACCGAGCGATGGGAGCTCTTGCTTCTTTCGGAAAATGAGCGGATGATCCGCCGAAAGGCGGGGTAA
- a CDS encoding thiamine-monophosphate kinase has translation MTPRKPLAHCRSLDALGEEGLLRLLTRHWRHGPSVRAGVGEDCAVLEGRGKDNSLLFKADSVVEGVHFSRETPWRLVGRKALGRALSDIAAMGGCPLYALIALALPPTAAPALVQEIYRGIESLARRFAVDLVGGELSRSRQIVLTVALIGETPGYPPVLRSGAEPGAGLYVTGSLGGSLGSGRHLRFRPRLAEGQWLAQGRWASSLMDISDGLASDLPRLAQASEVDWSLDENRVPRRRGCSLQQALCDGEDYELLFTVEPDRESALLQEWPFSTRLTRIGACLHPSSAISRKRSTAYGFDHFRLP, from the coding sequence ATGACCCCGAGAAAGCCGCTTGCCCATTGCCGCTCCCTCGATGCCTTGGGTGAAGAGGGGCTGCTTCGCCTGCTGACCCGGCATTGGCGACATGGGCCCAGCGTGCGGGCGGGGGTCGGTGAGGACTGCGCCGTTCTCGAAGGGCGGGGAAAGGACAACTCCCTGCTCTTCAAGGCCGACTCGGTGGTCGAGGGGGTTCACTTCTCTCGGGAAACCCCATGGCGGTTGGTCGGGCGCAAGGCGCTCGGACGGGCGCTCAGCGATATCGCCGCCATGGGGGGATGTCCGCTCTACGCACTGATCGCGCTCGCCCTGCCGCCTACGGCCGCCCCCGCTCTCGTCCAGGAGATCTATCGAGGCATCGAGAGCTTAGCCCGGCGGTTCGCCGTGGATCTGGTTGGTGGGGAGCTCAGCCGGAGCCGCCAGATCGTTCTCACGGTTGCGCTGATCGGGGAGACTCCAGGTTATCCTCCGGTCCTGCGTTCGGGAGCCGAGCCAGGGGCGGGGCTCTATGTGACCGGAAGCCTCGGCGGCAGCCTGGGGAGCGGTCGTCACCTTCGATTCCGGCCACGTCTGGCCGAAGGACAATGGCTTGCCCAAGGCCGTTGGGCCAGCTCCCTCATGGACATCAGCGACGGACTGGCCTCCGACCTGCCACGGCTCGCCCAGGCTTCCGAGGTCGACTGGTCCCTGGACGAGAACCGTGTCCCTCGACGCCGAGGCTGCTCACTCCAGCAGGCGCTCTGCGATGGAGAGGACTACGAGCTTCTCTTCACCGTGGAACCGGATCGCGAGAGTGCCCTTCTCCAGGAGTGGCCGTTCTCCACGCGATTGACCCGGATCGGTGCCTGCCTCCACCCCTCCTCCGCCATCTCCAGGAAGAGATCCACCGCCTATGGGTTCGATCATTTCCGCCTCCCCTGA
- a CDS encoding CPBP family intramembrane glutamic endopeptidase, whose translation MNEVTAKLLHQYGALVAGFFLTSAAAAAALGLAFRKLRHAGALPYGQAPTIPFSSIELVTVSLFLISGVFFSAGTTLALIAVLLLVRFHRLNFDAYFGTNRLPVWKSLGAGFWIALAADLPLRLVAALGELLGKVFGVPAPPQPAVEIFVRTHNWPSLSLLLVFILVLAPLGEEVLFRGFLYVYLKNRLSRRSALIVTALLFAFLHFNWPTFLPLFLFGLLLGIAYEFSGSLLLSIAIHCWFNSFTTGLLLLAKFG comes from the coding sequence ATGAACGAGGTCACCGCCAAGCTTCTGCACCAATATGGAGCGCTGGTTGCAGGCTTTTTCCTGACTAGCGCGGCGGCGGCGGCGGCCTTGGGCCTGGCTTTCCGTAAGCTCCGCCATGCGGGAGCACTACCCTACGGGCAGGCTCCAACGATCCCCTTTTCCTCGATCGAGCTCGTAACCGTATCCCTGTTCCTGATCTCCGGGGTTTTCTTCTCGGCAGGCACGACTCTCGCCCTCATCGCCGTCCTGCTCCTGGTCCGCTTTCACCGGCTCAATTTCGACGCCTACTTCGGCACCAACCGCCTCCCCGTCTGGAAAAGCCTCGGAGCCGGTTTCTGGATCGCTCTGGCGGCCGACCTTCCTCTCCGCCTCGTGGCGGCTCTTGGCGAGCTGCTCGGGAAAGTCTTCGGAGTTCCCGCCCCTCCCCAGCCCGCAGTCGAGATCTTTGTACGCACCCACAACTGGCCGTCCCTCTCCCTGCTCCTCGTCTTCATTCTCGTGCTGGCCCCGTTGGGGGAGGAGGTGCTCTTCCGTGGATTCCTCTACGTCTATCTGAAAAACCGGCTCTCGCGTAGATCCGCACTCATCGTAACCGCTCTCCTCTTCGCCTTTCTCCATTTCAACTGGCCGACCTTTCTCCCGCTCTTTCTCTTTGGACTCCTGCTCGGCATCGCTTACGAATTTTCGGGATCGCTCCTGCTCTCCATTGCGATTCACTGCTGGTTCAATAGCTTTACGACAGGCCTGTTGCTCCTGGCGAAATTCGGTTGA